From Pseudomonas sp. G2-4:
CCGGCGGACAGTCGCCTGATCAGCGAATTGACGGGGGATTTCGTCGCCGGCCTGTCGTCCCTGAGCGATGCGACGCAACTGGACGCGGCACACCGGGCCTCCGAGCAACTGGCAACGTTTTTCCAGGAGCGGATCGAGGCGCAGGACAACCCTTGGTTGGCACGCATTTGCCAGGGTTTCAATGGCCTCGACCAGGACGGCCTGATCGCCAACCTGATCGGCCTGCTCTCGCAAACCTATGAAGCCACGGCAGGCCTGATCGGCAACGCGTTGCTGGCGCTGATCCGCGATCCGGCGTTGCACCAGGTGCTTGGGATCGATCCCACCCAGATCGGTTCGTTACTGGCCGAAGTCCAGCGCTTGGACCCCAGCGTGCAGAACACCCGCCGCTTCGTCACAGCGCCCTGCGACATCCTCGGCACCACGCTGAAACCCGGGGAGGTCATCCTGCTGGTGCTGGCCTCGGCAAACCGCGATCCGCAGCTCAACCCGCAACCGGACGTCATGCTGCTGGAGCGTGCGAACCGCCGCAGTTTCAGCTTTGGTACCGGGCGCCATGAATGCCC
This genomic window contains:
- a CDS encoding cytochrome P450, with amino-acid sequence MDPITAATHTDPYPYYASLQARGGMTFDPQLNLWIACSAEAVCAVLRHPDCHVRPAHEPVPRAIADGPAGRVFGRLMRMNEGERQRCPRAAIAPVLQDIDPQQIEALVRARFLRNGAEGLHHAQFIGPASVVAALLGFNPADSRLISELTGDFVAGLSSLSDATQLDAAHRASEQLATFFQERIEAQDNPWLARICQGFNGLDQDGLIANLIGLLSQTYEATAGLIGNALLALIRDPALHQVLGIDPTQIGSLLAEVQRLDPSVQNTRRFVTAPCDILGTTLKPGEVILLVLASANRDPQLNPQPDVMLLERANRRSFSFGTGRHECPGQTLALGIAHATLGAILARELPLDQLAWRYRPSLNGRVPLFSDRA